GTACCTAATAGGACTGCCAACAATATTGAACGAAGACAATTTGAAACGAATATTGCTGGACGCCTCAACCGAGATAACCAACTTCTCATACAAAGTGCGCGGAATTGTGTCATCCATGATGAAGCAAACCTTGAATCATACGTTTTAACTACAAAGTCATCAGGTATTAATTGTCCTTCCATAATttcatattcttttttacaaatattagATTCAAAATATGCCTTCTTTGCATCAAGATGTTCTTGTTCACCATTTGGACCTTCAACCATTTTACCTTCATCAGCTAATGTCATTACGAAATCAGCAGGATTAATATGTGGTTTAATATGCATACCTAATTTATCACAATAATCTAAAATCACACTTGACTGATTACCCAATGGCccaaaataaattgtttcaCCACCTttttttagtaataataattggtcAAAGAATTCGAAAATTGCAGCAGATGGTTGATGTACTGTACAAATTACAGTTCTATTCATTACTTTGGCAATTTTATTAACTACATCAATTACTTTAAATGCGTCACCAGAGTCTAAACCACTTGTTGGTTCATCAAGGAAAAGAATTTCTGGATTTGAAGCTAATTCAACACCAATATTTACTCTTTTTCTTTGCGATACTGATAAACCATTTCCAAGTACACCAatctttaaatctttaatactTGATAGACTTAAAACTTCAACGATCTTATCAACAAAGATCTCTCTTTCTTCTTTAGTAACTTCAGGTGGTAGTCTACATCTTGCACTGAATGCAATCGCTTCTCTAACTGTTTGTGTTGGTGGTAAAACATCCATTTGTTCAACATATGCTCTTATTCTATTTGTAAATTCAGAAGGTGGtttaccattaattaaaatttcaccaGTGATATGGCCACCAGTTTTTCTTTGAGCTAAAACATCTAATAATGTTGATTTACCTGCACCTGATGGTCCCATTAATGCTAACatctataataaaaaaataaaattaataattagtaataaataaattaaacaaaagaatatttttaaaaaacatactTGACCAGGTTTAACATAACCATCAATATCAGTTAATAGTTGTAATCTTTgacttttctttttctttggaTTGTCTGGATCATCAGCTTTTACATCAACAGCATAacaaagttttttaaattgtaaataactACCAGTTTCTGAACTTATATCTTTTTGAGAGGTACTTATTGGTTTTTGTTTTGAATGATTACCATTTTTTGAAGGAGTATTAACCATTGGTGATAAATTTGTTAATGGGGAATTAACCATTGGTGATAGAGTCGAAGGTGTTTTaacttttcttctttttatattattaccgGATcctgataaattattattattattgtaattgGGAGATGTTAATGGTGATTTCATATCAATTACAGTATCATCGTCATAGTTTGAAATATCagcattatcatcattatcatcactaACTCTTTCTAATGCTTCAGTAGTAACTTTACAATTTGgctcttcatcttctttacaaacaataacttttttctttttctttaatttctttactgctaatttggattttttatcttcaaaatttaaatatttcaaagcAAAGAAACAAACTGAATAAAAGAATACAATATAAGCACCTAAAATTGCATAAACAATCCATTTGAAATAATCTGGGTTATTAATACCAAATGCATCCATAATTTGTTCACCAGATGTATATTGACAAACTTGATTACCACCGAAACCTTCTGGATATGGTAATAGATTTTGAGGAGTTCTTGGTGGTATTAATTCAGAATCTTTACAACCATACGCTTGATAtgtaaattcattaattgataaacctTGGAAAATCCATGTATAGGGTGATATATAATATAACCAAATCCACCAACCTCCAATATCATTCTTTGGTGCCGTGAAACctgaaaataataaccaaATTGAAAGTATTACTGATGCTGTTACATTTgcaatttcaattgttggtGAAATTGCTGCACACATTTTAgcaaatgataatgataaattatcagttctaaaaaaaaaaaaaaaaaattaggatttataaaaataaatacttgaataaattaattaaaataaaaatacatacataaataataaaatcataaaataaacaaacctAATGAAAACTGGCCTAAGATTTGCTAGCCAATAAACAATTGGACCAAAGAATGCGACTTCAATTAAACCAGCGGGAATATCACAAATGATACTTGAAATAAAGTATGCACCAGttttataataatgtaaTGCTTTTTGAGAATAAAATACTTTTCTTTCACCAAAGAATGAATTAACAGCGGCAAATGAAGAGAAAATAATTGTTGTcataataaagaataaaagaCCAAATCTTTCCATACCACCACTTTGATTATGACCAATTCTCCAATAGAGTGTacctaataataatccaaagaAAATTCCTTTAAAAACACGAGTTgcaaaattataataatttctaCTAATCATAATGAAACCCCTctttaaacaaattttagTTTGATAACCAATACCATGTGGATACATTCCTAATTCTTTAGCTGTACTATCTACTAAGACttttggtttattatcatcaacaatACCATCTTTATTTGCATCCATCTTTTCCATTAATTCAAGATAAATATCTGATTCTCTATATGCTTTAACAAAATCATCACTAGTTTTACATTTTGGTGGATGAATAAATGAATATCTTTCTGGTGCATCTACAACTTCCTctattttacatttttttaaaaaaaaaaaaaaaaaaaaattaataaataaaaattaaaatttaaaattaaatgttatTAAAACTTACGAAAGAATTCAGCAGGATTATTATGAGATGGACATGCAAAacctaattttttaaaatagccTAATGCTCTATTCATTGGACCAAAATAACAAATTTTACCTTTACTCataatcattaaattatcaaataatgaagTTAATTGAACACTTGGTTGTAGTAAAGTGATGAGTGCAGGTGAATAACCATATGTTACAAACTTTTTAACATCACTTAAAATTTCGAAACTTGTTGAAGAATCTAAACCTGATGTTGGTTCATCCATTAATAATAGATTACTACCTTTAataacaccaacaccaattgTAACTCTTTTCTTTTGACCACCTGATATACCTCTAATGAAATTATCACCAACCAATGTATTTTCTGCATGTTTTAAACCTAATAGTTTCATACAATTATCAACGCTTACTTGTTTTTCTTCACGGGTGAGTTCTTTTTTACCTAAACAATCCAATGCGAATCTAAATGTTTCTTTTACAGTTAATGTCGGTACATGAATATCATCTTGAGTTACATATGAAATATCACGATGGTGATTTTTATGATTGATTGGATgaccattaaataataattcacctTCAAAatgtttatcttttaattgacCTGCTAACATTTGGAAAATGGTTGATTTACCACAACCAGGAGTACCTAAAATTAATGTCATTTGTTTTggtcttaaaaaaaatgaaacatcatctaataatttaattttaacttttttattttctctaTGTTTTACTGTATATGTTGCATTTCTACAATAAACATATAAACCTGTTTTATCCTCTGGTCTAGTTTGtttaatcttttttgttaattcatcattttcatgaTTTGGCATTAATTCATCTAATGGAATTGGGAaatattcatcatcttcttctccTTCATGCTCTTTTGCAATTTGATAAATACTatcttcaaaatcattttcttcatctttatgttttatattattattattattgtttttattattattattattattattattattattattattattattattattattattattattattattattattattgttattattattattatttagggTTGGTTCttcttgattatttattggtATTGATAGATTCGGAGAATATGAAGATTTATCTCTTGGATCTtgttttaccattttttagattttaaaatttttttttattttaaattataatttattattataaataaaaaaattttaaaaaatcactTTTAAATTGAGGTaagaaatatattttttttttttttttttaccttaatttctattattttttttttttttttaataaaatttaattcaacccaacaaagattattaaaaaaaacatatatataattatattattgatTGGATGCaatacatttaaaaaagtatttacAAACAAAgcatttatttttgaaaatttgtaGATTCTATTGCGTATTTACATTGAACGAgcaaatatataaaaattcgAATAATTACCACACAACAGAAATAAACacacaaacaaataattaaaaaatttggtgtggtaagaaaaaaaaaaaaaaataataatttaaatgaaattatacattcataaacattttaataattttcttaaattttacatttaatttgtttttaataaaaaatgattcaaaaaaaaaaaaaaaaaataaaaaactaggtttttaatcaaaaaaaaaaaaaaaaaaaaaaaaaaaaaaaaaaaaaaaaaaaaaaaaaaaaaaaaaaaaaaaaaaaaaaaaaaaaaaaaaaaaaaaaaaaaaaaaaaaatcggagagacctttttttttttattttttaattttttttttaatttaaaataatgatttggtttatttaaattattatgaaTTTAGATAGATAAATAGAGCACTATAAAATAcacaaaattttataaaatataagaaAAATGAATGTCATCAttctggttttttttttctttttaaccaaaaaaatgtttatttttttaaaaatttaagttttataataaatttatttatatatattttgaaaaattatttattatattaaataaatattctaatttttttttttaaaaaagtgaGAACACttcttttataaataatttaataatcaacccttaattttttgacaaatattaaaagattattacttttttttttttaattatttttttttattttttatttttcttttttattttttgaatatatttaattttgagaTGATTAACGATTGAACcatctaatttttttgaaacccCAGAAACTTAAACCaacaaaaatgaaaatgtaaCCAAAGATAGCAGCAATATCAATATATCTCATGAATTTATGGAAACCATATGTTAACATGaaatcatcaccatttgTAATTGgacaataatatttaatcGCTATTTGAACACCATTTTCAATGATTGGAATTGGTACAGCacctttattatttgtacaaACAAATGTTAAACCTGTGAATTCATTGGTACAAGATGCTTCCAAAGGATACCTGAGCCAGTCTAAATAATGACACCAATAATATGCAGATGGATAATTTGGTCTTGCAATGACGAAACCACCAAATAATGTTGAGAGTGATAAACCAATACCACATATTGTTGATGCCATAACTTCATTTGGTAAGCAAACCGCCAGACATAAACCAAACGCATCATACATAACATaggtgataatgaaaatgaatagACAATACCAAAATTTAGATGAATGTCGACCAGAATCCAGACCAGCAATCCAAAATGTTGGAATAATATAAAGAATACCAGTGGATAAAGTAAATGGATATGATGTTAATACATATGATGTCATATATGCCGTTGAATGATAGAAACCTGCAGTGACCTCACGATAGAATACACCTCTTTCTAATACTGTTGTTGGAATATTACCAATTGCGACCATACCGGCAAAAAGGAACGAAAAGAAGAGTAATGAAACACGAGATCTTGCATCCTTTTGTTCATAATCCATACGAACAAATAGTGTACCTAATAGGACTGCCAACAAAATTGATCGTATACAATTTGAAACGAATATTGCTGGACGCCTCAACCGAGATAACCAACTTCTCATACAAAGCGCACGGAATTGTGTCATCCATGATGAAGCAAACCTTGAATCATACGTTTTAATTACAAAGTCATCAGGTATTAATTGTCCTTCCATAATttcatattcttttttacaaatatcAGATTCAAAATACGCCTTCTTTGCATCTAGGGGTACTTGTTCACCATTTGGACCTTCAACCATTTTACCTTGGTCAGCTAATGTCATTACGAAATCAGCAGGATTAATATGTGGTTTAATATGCATACCTAATTTATCACAATAATCTAAAATCACACTTGACTGATTACCCAATGGCCCAAAATAAATAGTTTCACCACCTTgttttagtaataataattggtcAAAGAATTCGAAAATTGCAGCAGATGGTTGATGTACTGTACAAATTACAGTTCTATTCATTACTTTGGCAATTTTATTAACTACATCAATTACTTTAAATGCGTCACCAGAGTCTAAACCACTTGTTGGTTCATCAAGGAAAAGAATTTCTGGATTTGAAGCTAATTCAACACCAATATTTACTCTTTTTCTTTGCGATACTGATAAACCATCACCAAGTACACCAatctttaaatctttaatactTGATAAACTTAAAACTTCAACGATCTTATCAACATAGCTCTCTCTTTCTTCTTTAGTAACTTCAGGTGGTAGTCTACATCTTGCACTGAATGCAATCGCTTCTCTAACTGTTTGTGTTGGTGGTAAAACATCCATTTGTTCAACATATGCTCTTATTCTATTTGTAAATTCAGAAGGTGGtttaccattaattaaaatttcaccaGTGATATGGCCACCAGTTTTTCTTTGAGCTAAAACATCTAATAATGTTGATTTACCTGCACCTGATGGTCCCATTAATGCTAacatctaaaaataaataaataaataaataaataaatctttattaataaattaattaacaaaagagtattattaatttttaaaaaacatactTGACCAGGTTTAACATAACCATCAATATCAGTTAATAGTTGTAATCTTTgacttttctttttctttggaTTGTCTGGATCATCAACTTTTACATCAACAGCATAacaaagttttttaaattgtaaataactACCAGTTTCTGAACCAATATCTTTTccatttttagatttttcatttgaattattattattattattattgcttgGAGATGTTGGCATTGGTGAATTTATAGTAATTGGTGAATTAACTGAAGGTGATAAATTTGAAGGTGTTTtaacttttcttttctttat
This region of Dictyostelium discoideum AX4 chromosome 3 chromosome, whole genome shotgun sequence genomic DNA includes:
- the abcG5 gene encoding ABC transporter G family protein — its product is MVKQDPRDKSSYSPNLSIPINNQEEPTLNNNNNNNNNNNNNNNNNNNNNNNNNNNNNNNKNNNNNNIKHKDEENDFEDSIYQIAKEHEGEEDDEYFPIPLDELMPNHENDELTKKIKQTRPEDKTGLYVYCRNATYTVKHRENKKVKIKLLDDVSFFLRPKQMTLILGTPGCGKSTIFQMLAGQLKDKHFEGELLFNGHPINHKNHHRDISYVTQDDIHVPTLTVKETFRFALDCLGKKELTREEKQVSVDNCMKLLGLKHAENTLVGDNFIRGISGGQKKRVTIGVGVIKGSNLLLMDEPTSGLDSSTSFEILSDVKKFVTYGYSPALITLLQPSVQLTSLFDNLMIMSKGKICYFGPMNRALGYFKKLGFACPSHNNPAEFFQEVVDAPERYSFIHPPKCKTSDDFVKAYRESDIYLELMEKMDANKDGIVDDNKPKVLVDSTAKELGMYPHGIGYQTKICLKRGFIMISRNYYNFATRVFKGIFFGLLLGTLYWRIGHNQSGGMERFGLLFFIMTTIIFSSFAAVNSFFGERKVFYSQKALHYYKTGAYFISSIICDIPAGLIEVAFFGPIVYWLANLRPVFIRFVYFMILLFITDNLSLSFAKMCAAISPTIEIANVTASVILSIWLLFSGFTAPKNDIGGWWIWLYYISPYTWIFQGLSINEFTYQAYGCKDSELIPPRTPQNLLPYPEGFGGNQVCQYTSGEQIMDAFGINNPDYFKWIVYAILGAYIVFFYSVCFFALKYLNFEDKKSKLAVKKLKKKKKVIVCKEDEEPNCKVTTEALERVSDDNDDNADISNYDDDTVIDMKSPLTSPNYNNNNNLSGSGNNIKRRKVKTPSTLSPMVNSPLTNLSPMVNTPSKNGNHSKQKPISTSQKDISSETGSYLQFKKLCYAVDVKADDPDNPKKKKSQRLQLLTDIDGYVKPGQMLALMGPSGAGKSTLLDVLAQRKTGGHITGEILINGKPPSEFTNRIRAYVEQMDVLPPTQTVREAIAFSARCRLPPEVTKEEREIFVDKIVEVLSLSSIKDLKIGVLGNGLSVSQRKRVNIGVELASNPEILFLDEPTSGLDSGDAFKVIDVVNKIAKVMNRTVICTVHQPSAAIFEFFDQLLLLKKGGETIYFGPLGNQSSVILDYCDKLGMHIKPHINPADFVMTLADEGKMVEGPNGEQEHLDAKKAYFESNICKKEYEIMEGQLIPDDFVVKTYDSRFASSWMTQFRALCMRSWLSRLRRPAIFVSNCLRSILLAVLLGTLFVRMDYEQKDARSRVSLLFFSFLFAGMVAIGNIPTTVLERGVFYREVTAGFYHSTAYMISYVLTSYPFILSTGILYIIPTFWIAGLDSGRHSSKFWYCLFIFIITYIMYDAFALCLAVCLPNEVMASTICGIGLSLATLFGGFVIARPNYPSAYYWCHYLDWLRYPLEASCTNEFTGLTFVCTNNKGAVPIPIIENGVQIAIKYYCPITNGDDFMLTYGFHKFMRYIDIAAIFGYIFIFVGLSFWGFKKVRWLNR